The genomic interval TGCAAGCGAGCTTTCAGCAGCAGTGCTTCGACCAACTCCGGGTCTTGCTCGATGGCACGGTCAAGTGTTTGCAGGGCATTGTCACGCAACAGCAGTGCTTGCTGTCCCCGTGCTTGGCCGATCGCGCCGATCATCTGCTGGCTTTCTTGCAACAGCACCGAGGCGAGCATTTGTTTGGCAAAGGAGAGGTTTTCGCCGGTGAGCCCTTTTTTGATGGACAAATTCAACAGTCGCTTGACCGCTTCGAGATCCCGGCTGGATTTGGCATCAAATCTCAGAATGGCGGCTTCATCCAGATCATCTTGACCAGCGTCCACTTTGTTTGCCGTTGCGGTGTCCGCTTCGCCACTGTCGGTCTTGGTTTCGGCTGGCTTTTGTTCTGATGGCTTGTCCTGCTCCGCTGGCTTGTCCTGCTCCGCTGGGGGAGCCACCTCGGTGTCTTGGGCGGCCACGCGGATATCGCTCGAAATCGTCGCCAGGATCACGACAAACGCGATGCAACAGAGTGGCGTGATGGCTGAGTGACCAGGTGCAATCCGACGCAACAAAGACTCGTTCATGGGAGCAACTCGACGCTGTAATTGGAAATGAAACCCGTAGGCTTCATTATTACGCGTCGAGCAATCCGTGCGTAGGTGATTCCTGGCTTGTGATGCGGAATCAGAGCGATTTCATCAAGAAATGTCCCGCAACAGCGATCGGGCGGAGTTCTCAGGCGTCGACAGTTTCGCCCGAGCGTGCCGTCAATTCGGCTTCCAGCTCGGCATTTCGTGCCTTCAAGCGGTTGAACTCGGCAACCACTTTGTTGTAGTCCACGGCGACTTCTTGCCAGTAGTCTCCATCGCGAAACTTGATCGTTTCCACGGATTCGCCTTTGGCGACATTGGCCAAAGATGATCTCAGGCGATACATCGGGCCGGCAAAACGGTTGCTGAGCACCAGCGTGTCGCGAATGAAAACAGGGACCAGCATCACCATCACGCAGACCAGAGGGGCTTGAGCCGCAGCCGCATCTGACAGGGCCGATGCAAACGACGTGGAGCCGGCAGAAAAGATCAGGCGGACGAACATGCTGATCATCCCGAGACAGAGCAGCAGCAGTGCCCAGTGGCAAAGGATTCGCCGCGCAATGGCCCACTGAACCTTAGGGTCGACGAGCATTCGGTTGCGTTGAGACATCTTCTTTGCCTGCAGGATTTTGTAGAAACAGGGAGCTTTTTCGATCAGAAGTTCCGGACTTTTTCACCGGCGTTGAAACCGTAGCTCAGCAAGTGACATGAAATCTGTCGGGCGACCGTCATCTGTCCGATCCGAGAGGTAAAGCAAGCGTCTGATTCGGACAATCCGCACAACCGGTGCCACATTGCACCGATTTGCCGCTCCCCCGATTTGAGCCACGCGGTCCAAAGACGCATTGTGCCGATTATTTCACAGGTGACCGGGCTGGCTGTCCGCTTACCCGCCGCAGTAATCACCACGTCACGGATGACAGGTCACAGCAATGTTAGGAATGAAATCACAAAGCGTTCGCACCCGCATTCAGGGCATGGACAGTGGACGTGCGGCAGCAAACGATGCAAAAACGTCGCAAGACTCCCGTTCCCGGCGGCGAAAGCGTCTCGCTATAGGACTTTTGACGGCCGCTTCGATGATCCCGGGCGTCTTGGCCGCGGGTTCGCTCACGGCCGCCGAACCGGGGCCGATGGGTGCCATGATGGACCGCGTCGGACGTTTTTGGGGTTTCGGCTGGGGCGACGGATACAACGCGTGTCGCGACGGCGGCTGCCAGCCCGGCGCGGACTTGCCCCCCACCTCATACACCGACATGCGTGCGCGACAGAGCCGACAGTACATCGGCGGGCCGGTGGTCTTGGCGGCACACGCAAACCAGCCGCATTCGCATGCTCCCTGCGCCAGCGGAACGTGTTATCCGACATCCCAGCAGACCTTTGCGACCCACAGCCAGAGCGTCCAGGTTCCGAGGCAATATGCTCCGACGCAATTTGTTCCGACACCGGCTCCGCAGCCCCAGTTCTCATCGCCGGCCATCGCACCCACGCAACAGGAGTTGATGCCGCAATACAAACCGGCCGAGCCCGTTCCTACGTATCCACCCGCAACCGTTCCGACGGACTCGTCGCGTAGGGAATCTGAGCAAAATGAAAGCCTGCTGCCCGAGTCTCCGGGCGAGCGAGAACCGGAGATCATTCGCCCGGGGCAACCTCAGCCGGACCCCCTCGATGCACTTGCACCTCCTCGGGGCAACCAGCCTCCGATGCAGGATCCGCTAATGGAAACAGAGGATAGCTCGACCGAGTCGCCCAGTGATAGCCTGCTGGAACCATCGCGTGACACGTTGTTGGAGCCATCGGATAATGGGGGAGGTAGAGGTTCAATCGAAGAATTGCCCGCGCCCGCCCCATCCGCCCGTCAAAACATTACACCCCGTCCGCCGGGGATGAAGCGCAGCGGCATCATCCAGGGGCCACTGCAGATCGAATCCGTCCCGGCGCCGGAAGGCCAATTGTTGCCTCCTAAGTCGACAGCCCCGGAGCTTGACAGCACGTACCACCGATCGCCTTACTCGCCCAGACAATACACGCCCGCTAGGCGTCCGGAGGCGGAGACTCAAGCTGAGACACAGCAGGAGCGGATCGCCAACGTTCCGCCGTGGCTGGTCATTCGTCAGCCCCGCTGACGCCAGGACTGCCAAAGCGTTCGCAGGGTCAGGTAGCACACAAGGGCGGCCGCCAGCCCCACGACATCGGCCTGAAAATCTTTCCAATCCGGCGTTCTGCCGGGGACCATGCCTTGAGTCCATTCGTCGATGCCCGCGTAGGCGATCCCCAGCACCATCACCACGGCGAATCGGATCATCAATCTGCTCGTGCCGGCGGTTGACGCCGCTTTCGTGCCACCTGACACGTAGCAGCCCAGTATTCCGAGGCCAAAATACGCCACGCCGTGCTTGAGTTTGTCGCTGACGGTCGGGACAAATTCGGGCATCTTGGGCAGATGCGTCCCCACAAAAATCGCGATCCAATACAACACCAGGGCAATGACGCCGAGTCTG from Stieleria varia carries:
- a CDS encoding VanZ family protein, with translation MRPITNITILGARLGVIALVLYWIAIFVGTHLPKMPEFVPTVSDKLKHGVAYFGLGILGCYVSGGTKAASTAGTSRLMIRFAVVMVLGIAYAGIDEWTQGMVPGRTPDWKDFQADVVGLAAALVCYLTLRTLWQSWRQRG